The DNA segment TGGGGACAGCACCTGCGAGCCGCCGTGCACATGGCTCCTGGCCTGCGAGGAAGCACCGGAGGTGGCCTCCTGAAGTGGGATCCAGCTCTTCTCCACCTGCTGTGCCTGCTCCGAAGGGGGGCCACCCGTCCATAGGGTGGAACCTCCCTTCCCGCGCGGCTCCccaggctccccccaccccaccccccaacacacagacACTGGCTGGACGCTGTCAACAGTTTATTCTATATACAAACACCATTTTGTACACTGCAATTAAATAAGAGTGGAATGAGCGCTCTTCTGCATTCCTCACAGAGTGATTGGGTTGGGTCACCGGCCATCTCCCCACCCACAGCAGGGCAGAACCCCGGTTCCCCTGGCTGCCTTAGATGTTGGCGCCTACACGCCATCGGGCCGAGCTCCACATTCCCGGGCCCCCAGCCCGGGCACGTAGGGTGGCCGTGGAAAGGCACTGGGCATGACAGAGCACCAGCTAAGCCAGCCCCACCCGATGCTTTGCTCCGGGGCAGCTTGCTCCAGACCTTTCACCACCCTTTCAGAACCTTTCATGGAGCCCCCACCCCTTCTACCCTGGTTCACAGGCTGGTCTTGATTTACTAGCTGAGGAGACCCACCAGGGACAGGGACAGGTTGTAGGCCGGCCCCATGCCCTGGGGGAGAGACGCCTGCCTCCCAGCAAACCTGATGGACCCCCAAACCACCCAAGGCAGGCTAAGCATTCCCAGAGCCACTGGGGACAGTCTCCCTGACCCCCAAGGGCTCCAGCCAGGTCACACCCAGCTGGCTTGGAAAGCCAGGGATAGAGGCAGTCAGCTGCCCAGGGCTCAGGAGCCGACCTCCGAGGGTGTGTCCACTAGATCGGTGGACGCAGGGTTGGGCCTGCCCCCGCCGGTGGTCTGAGAGACTGCATCAGACCCTGGAGAGTTGCTTGCAGGGGCACTGTCCTGGGGGGCCCGTAGGAGCCCCCCACTGGGGCTCAGGGGGCTGCCTGGCCGCCGGTCCAGGAGAGAGGCACTCAGGCCAGACAGGAAGGAGGCGTCTGTGATGATGGCAGCCGTCTCTGCCATCCAACCCAGGTCACCACTGGCTGCTGCAGCCACTGAGGCCGCTGCGGCCACCAGGGAGCTAGGTGCCTCAGCCACAGGCCCGGGGCCCCCGCCAGCACCTGGCAAGccagggcccagggcaggggACTGGCTGGCAGCGTCGGGGGTGATAGGTGGGATGCCTCCATTGTTGTTCAGGTCGTCTGGCAGGGCTGTGGGGGTGCCGGGGCCCAGTGGTGGTGTCTGCAGCAGCATCTCCTGGACACGGATCTGCTGCAGGATGGCGGGTAGTTCGTAGTGGTGGAAGAAGTAGATCATGGAATGCTGCGGGGGGTAGGCACCGGGTCAGGCGAGGGACCCCCAAAAGGCTGGACCCTCGGGCCGCCAGTCCCAAGGAAAGCCCACCTCACCTGGATGAAGAGCCAGGAGGTGACGAGTGCCAGGCTGCTGTACTGCCCGTTGAAGCGGTAGTGGTAAGCGTAGAAGGCAAAGTGGTACAGGTAGAAGAACCTGCAAGGGGAACAATGAGGTGCTGCCCACCCGGCTGCCTCCACCCCGGACCACACAGCCACCGGTGCCCACCGAAGCCAGTGCCGCTTGCTGGTGTTGGTGTGGCAGCAGATGGCGTCATACTGGTCAGCCAGCCACACGATGAGGATGATGTAGAAGGCCGTGGTGGTGTCGTTGAAGAACTCAGACATGATCGCCTCCATTCCTGGTGGGGGGAAGACAGGAGCCACCAGTTGAGGTGGGTGGCCAGCATGCCAGGTAaggggggcagggtgtgggggcGCAGGGTCCTCACCCACGAGGGCCAAGATGACGGTCAGCAGGGGCGCTGCGGGGAAGGCGATGGCCATGTTCATCTCCAGCATCTGCAGCAGGTCCACTGCGGGAGAGGGTGGCGGGCGGGCAGACCGGGTGAGGCACCcggaagtggggaggggcaagggAGATGGCCAGAGGGGACACTCACCAATGAAGACGAAGATCTGATGGTGGGAGTAGCGCAGCAACATGGACACGCTCAGGGTCTGCAAGTGGGTCACCGTGAGGCCTTGGATGGCTGCCCCGCCCCTctggccccaccccgccccaccccaccccgcttgAGGCACTCACAAAGATGACCATGATGACGAAGGCGGCCAGGTAGGACGTGCGGGCCATCCACATGCTCACGAAGCGGTAGTGCTCCCCAGACACCACATTCCTCAGGAAGCCTGCATGAGGGGTGGAGTGAAAGAGGCACTGAGCAAGCGCCTCAGCCCAAGCCCCACCTAAGCAGGCCCCACCTTCGCCCTGCACCTTTGTTCTCCTCGTTCTCCGCCAGGCCCTTCACGCTGGACATGAGGATGTCATCATAGCCCAGGAACTCGGCCAGCAGCAGGCGGCTGAAGCGGTCACCAAAGCATTGGTCCCGCGTGGGATCTGTGGGCAGGACCGGGACAGGGATGTTAGTCCAGGGGTGCAGAACTCCACTGCCCAGCAGAGCTGTGACTGACAAGTGTGGAGGAACGGAGCCTTGGGAAGTTTCCTGCAACTGGGCAGCAAGGGCAACCCTGAGACCTTGGACACAAGTGCTTCCGGGTCACCTCTCCAGAAGGAAAATACCCAAGATTGAGGAGGAAGGAGCTCCCTCCCCTGGGCCTTGCTCTGCTTGGCAGGGGCACTCACCCAGTGTGACCACCATGACAGGGATGCTGAGCCGCTGGCGCGTGGCCTGCGACAACCTCAGGAAGCCGTACTCCAGCGAGTACTCCACGATGTACTCGTCTTGCGGCCAGGCTGCGTGCAGGGACGGCTGGTCAGCAAAGGAGCCCTCTCCTGGAAGGGCTCGGGGGCCTGTACCACACCCCCACCTCCATCACTGGACGTAGCCCCAGGGAGTGGTGGTACCTtttgggggcgtctcagggaatGGGAACTCCTGGCTGTCATTTAAGGCCTCGGGGCCACCTGGTGGCTTGAACACCTTGGGCTcgatgtccagttcaaactgcaCAGTGAGAGGCAGAGGTCAGCAGGCCCTTGGTACCTAAGGGTTGGCCTGGAGGTCTCTGCACCCCCCAATGGAAGGAGATGTACCGCTGACCCATAAAAGCCCTAACCCCAACACTGAGCTCCCTGAGATTTCCGGGTGAGGGTCTGAGGGATAGGATCAGCGAGGTGGGGCCTCCTGCTGGGTCTGTACCAACACTCCGCCCACACCCACCCCTGGCCTCTGGCCACCTGAGCACAGCCCTCCCTCTAGGTTCCCCATCCTGTAGGCAGCCACACCACCAAGGATGGCCAGAATCACCTCAGAGCTCTAAGcccaaagcctgcttctcagCCTGTCTGCCCTCAGCACCCCAGAACCAGGCCTTCAGTAAACAGCTGGGAAACAGCCCAGCAGGTCAGGAGTGTCCCCTGCAACCCTGACCATGCCCCGGCTGCTCACCTTGATGGAGCTGTTCCCGAACATGTCCATggtcagctcctcctcctcctcctcctcctcctctagcTCCAGGCCATCTGGCTCCACGGCCAGGCCGGGGAAGCTGCCATGGCCACCATCACAGAACTGCAGGAAGACGGGCGCGCGACTCGAGTTGTGCTGCACCTCTACCCGCAGGATGCCCTCACGGGGCCACTTGTCACGCACGTGCTCCAGGCAGTTGATGGGTGAGCGGGAGAAGACGATGTGGATGTAGGCCAGGACAAAGAGCACGAACAGGGCCTGCAGGGCAGGGAGTGGTCAGGGGGGAGATGCCTGGGACCCGCCCCCCCAGATGGAGGACCCTTCCCAGTACAGGCCCCCACAGCTGTAGAGCCTCCCACAGGCCAGCCTGCACTGGGGCCAGAGATGTGGCCACAGGCTCAGTGTCCCTGGGAACCCCAAGCACCTCTCCACGTGTATGGGGACCTGTGAGCTGACGACGGGAGTCAGCAAAGTGTGGGGCCTACAGTGGCAGAAGGCTGCGGTCAGAGCTGACCCACAGCTCCAGCTGTGTTCCCTGGGCCCCAATGTCCAGCAGGAGCCAGGTCCAGGACACTGTTCACCCTTGGCCATGAGGACAACACTGCACCACATGCCGAGACATCACAGAAAGTGCTGACATGCAGGTGGCAGGATGCCAGGGGCTGCCCGAGCTCGTCCCTGCAAGGCACGTGCCTGCCATCATCCCCAGTTTGCAGACAGGAAACCAAGGCAGAGGCCACACAGCCAGGAGAGGGTGGAGCCAGGAGTTAAACCTGGAGGAAACACCAGGCAGGGTAGCTAGGTTCTGAGAAGGGCATATGGATAGATGGGGGACCTGTGACCTCAGAGTGGCCAAGTCCCCACTGTCACCCTGAAGTCCCCTCCAGCGCCCCTCACAGCCCCCCTACCATGAACTGAAACCCCAGGTAGGGTCCATCACCCTGACCAATTGGGTGGGTGCCTAGAGATGGGCCAAGACTCTCGCCCCACTGGACAAGGCCTGCCCCTGAGCTGGACCTGGTTCCCCACCACCTCCATGGAACAAGCCGGCAAACAGCTGCCTCCTAAGACCTTATCGGCAGACACACCAGGCGGCCCCGCCCCCTTATCCCCCTCAGCATTTCAGGAATCCATCCAAGGCCTTTTCTGTCCTCTGCCTGGCAGCTGGCCTGGCCATATCACAGACCCTGGGTACTCTAGCCCCCAACCTCTGATACCCTGTGACTGAACACTCCACCTCACTGGCCACGCTGTCCCGCCAGCTCCACGGCCTTTGCACACGCCATCCCTGCAcccacctccttcctcccagCCTGAGGCTGTCTGCTCTGACTTGGACCCTGCCCTGGTGGCTGCTgcctctcccctcttcctcctggtcAGCCACTCATCTCTGGTCCCAAAGATTGGCACAAGGTGGCAGGGGGCACGTGGTGGCAGGGAGCAAAGCGGGAGGGGGGGACCAGCTCTGCAGGTGGGACCAGAACAGGTGCCACAGGAAGAGGCGACCaagtgaggtggggaggggaactTGATCTCTGCAGCAAGAGTCCAGAAGCTAGGCAGCTGGAAAGCAAAGAAGGGAGCTTTCTGGAACTCAGGCAGCCTCAGAGATTGGCTAGCTCAGCCTTCACTTTGCAAAGGAGGGAAACCAAAAGCACCAGGGGTCAGGGAGGGACCTGAGAATTGAGGGGGGCCTTCTGGCCGCAGCCCCATGGAGAGAAAAGATGTAAGGAGCTAAGGGTGGCCTGATCCCACGGGCCCCCACACCAGGGGCACAGCCTGGATGTGCGGCCTGTCTGCCCAGTTGGCCCAATCCCTGACTTGCTCCTTGGTCCCAACTGGGAAGCAAGTGGAAGGACAGAGTCAAGGCCTCAGGCCAGACTCTCAGGAAGGCTGAGCTCCGTGGGGGCCCACTTCACACAGGGCACTCACTCCCTCGGGTGACACGGGCTCCTCCTGAGGGTGCAGGGAGGCCAGGGCTTCCTTCCAGGAGGCAACCACGCCCACACCCGGCCTTCTGCCCACTCTCAAGCTGCTCATGGGTCCCACACACCAGGTAAGGGAAGCCCTACTGAGGAACCCTCCAGAGTCGAGGCCCCCAGGGGGGACACCTGCTGCCGCTCAGGAAATGGGAGGCTCAGTGGGGACCCACTCCCAGGTCTGTAGGACAGCCCTGCACGCGCCCCTGCTACCCAACCCCAAAGAGCTGGCGGCTCCCAACCTCGCTGGCCCGTGCCCCACCTGCCTCAGACCCTCTTCTGTGGACAAGGAATTCAAGTTCCCTTGTAAGTCGGCAACCGTAGCCCCGGCCCCCACCTAGGGGGCCCCCCAGGACAGGACACAAACAGGACCAGCCATTTCTCCATTTCCTCAGACCCGCCAGCCAGCCAGGGTCCGGCACCCAGCGGCTCCCTCCCAGAGTAAGACCTCTCTCCTTGGAGGGACCCGCGCCGGCCCTCCAGGAACCGGCGAACCGCCTGCACAGCTGAGGGAGGACGAGGGGCAGGTCCGCGGGACGCCCCTCACCGAGCCAACAGCGGCACCGCTGGCTGGGGCTCTGCCAGGAACCCTGGTGACGTGACCTCGGCCTGGTCACCTTCCCCCAGAGGTTCAGAAGGGGTAGAATCTGAGTTGGAGCAGAAGGGTCCAGGAGGCTCGCCCCAAGAAAAAGGGGGAGAGAAAAGTGGGGAGCAGCTTCCGGTGCAGGTGGGCGGTCCGGGGGTGTGTCCAAAGAGGCGGCAGTGGCGGTAGGGCCCGGAATCCCCGGGTATGTGGTTCGCGGCGAGGTCAGGTTCAGTAGTGGGGACGGGGTCATCCCGGGATGAGGATCCCAGGCGACAGGGTCGAGGGTCGCGGGACTGGGCTCCGGTCTCCCGAGGTGGGGACGCCAGGAAGGGCGAGGCCAGCGGTGGGGTGCGGCCTGGAGGGGCTGGGAGTGAGTTCCTGGAATCGGGATCAGGGGCCACTAACTCGGGGAGGCTCGGGCCTTGCCGGGTGGAAGTTTCTGGGAAGGGTGGCGGGGGTGGCAGGCTTAAGGGAAGGGTCACAACCGGTCCCGCCGGGTCTATGCCTCCGGGAGGGAGGGGCACGCTGCCCCGGACGGAGTCAGAGGTCGAAACTCAGGGGTAAGGGGTCCATCCGCTGGGGTTAAGGGTCAGGGCTGCGGTCACCTTGAGCAACACGAAAAACTCGAAGAGTCGACGGAAGGCGGGCGGGAAGAGGCGCGAGTAGGTGACAGCCATCTTGAAGAAGAGAGCGTGGAAAAGCCGGTCGCGCACGTTGATGAGAGGATTGGGGTTGAGGTTGGGGGTGCGAGGCCCGCGCGCGGGGGCCTGGCCGCCGCCACCACCGCCGCCACCGCCACCGCCACCACCGCCGTTGGGCCCAGGCCCCGGGGCCCCGGGTGCCGCGTGCTCCGACATGCCGCCCAGCGTAGCACCCTAACGGCCCGCGGCTCCCCGAGGGCGCCTCCTGGCCGCCATCGGCAGTCTTCGCCGCCGCCGCGCTCCTCACGGCCGCCGGGCCGCCGCCGCCATCTTCCGCCTCCGCACCCCAGCTGACGCCAGCGAGTCGCCGCGAAGGCTAGAGCGGCCTCCTTGCGCTCGCGGGGCACTCTGGGAAGCCGGCGGTCGGCCCGCGGTGGCTCCGCCTTCTAGAGTCTCAGCCGGCTCGGGAGCGCCGAGGGGTGGGGTGCGTCTGTCCCCGGTCTTTTGCATATTGCCCCCAGTAGCCTCCACCGCTGCAACTCGAGCGTCAAAATTAGTCAATATCTGAGGCGTTTAGAAGTGATAAAATATACTGAAAGGAAGTACGACTGTTGGAGCTGTTTTCTACGTTGCACTCTAGAAAACTATACTGAAAATAGGTTCACAGTAGAGTGTTCTGGC comes from the Bubalus kerabau isolate K-KA32 ecotype Philippines breed swamp buffalo chromosome 1, PCC_UOA_SB_1v2, whole genome shotgun sequence genome and includes:
- the TMEM259 gene encoding membralin isoform X1, translating into MSEHAAPGAPGPGPNGGGGGGGGGGGGGGQAPARGPRTPNLNPNPLINVRDRLFHALFFKMAVTYSRLFPPAFRRLFEFFVLLKALFVLFVLAYIHIVFSRSPINCLEHVRDKWPREGILRVEVQHNSSRAPVFLQFCDGGHGSFPGLAVEPDGLELEEEEEEEEELTMDMFGNSSIKFELDIEPKVFKPPGGPEALNDSQEFPFPETPPKAWPQDEYIVEYSLEYGFLRLSQATRQRLSIPVMVVTLDPTRDQCFGDRFSRLLLAEFLGYDDILMSSVKGLAENEENKGFLRNVVSGEHYRFVSMWMARTSYLAAFVIMVIFTLSVSMLLRYSHHQIFVFIVDLLQMLEMNMAIAFPAAPLLTVILALVGMEAIMSEFFNDTTTAFYIILIVWLADQYDAICCHTNTSKRHWLRFFYLYHFAFYAYHYRFNGQYSSLALVTSWLFIQHSMIYFFHHYELPAILQQIRVQEMLLQTPPLGPGTPTALPDDLNNNGGIPPITPDAASQSPALGPGLPGAGGGPGPVAEAPSSLVAAAASVAAAASGDLGWMAETAAIITDASFLSGLSASLLDRRPGSPLSPSGGLLRAPQDSAPASNSPGSDAVSQTTGGGRPNPASTDLVDTPSEVGS
- the TMEM259 gene encoding membralin isoform X2, which codes for MSEHAAPGAPGPGPNGGGGGGGGGGGGGGQAPARGPRTPNLNPNPLINVRDRLFHALFFKMAVTYSRLFPPAFRRLFEFFVLLKALFVLFVLAYIHIVFSRSPINCLEHVRDKWPREGILRVEVQHNSSRAPVFLQFCDGGHGSFPGLAVEPDGLELEEEEEEEEELTMDMFGNSSIKFELDIEPKVFKPPGGPEALNDSQEFPFPETPPKAWPQDEYIVEYSLEYGFLRLSQATRQRLSIPVMVVTLDPTRDQCFGDRFSRLLLAEFLGYDDILMSSVKGLAENEENKGFLRNVVSGEHYRFVSMWMARTSYLAAFVIMVIFTLSVSMLLRYSHHQIFVFIDLLQMLEMNMAIAFPAAPLLTVILALVGMEAIMSEFFNDTTTAFYIILIVWLADQYDAICCHTNTSKRHWLRFFYLYHFAFYAYHYRFNGQYSSLALVTSWLFIQHSMIYFFHHYELPAILQQIRVQEMLLQTPPLGPGTPTALPDDLNNNGGIPPITPDAASQSPALGPGLPGAGGGPGPVAEAPSSLVAAAASVAAAASGDLGWMAETAAIITDASFLSGLSASLLDRRPGSPLSPSGGLLRAPQDSAPASNSPGSDAVSQTTGGGRPNPASTDLVDTPSEVGS